The genome window ACCACGTTCCACTCGGGGCTGGGGATCGGGCTGCCCCCGTAGCCCATGTAGAACGAGCCGAACATGGCCACCACCTCCTTGACCAGTTTCCAGGCCGCCGGGTCGAGCTTGATCGCATCGCCCAGGTTGGTGGTCGGCCCCACGCTGATTATTGTCACCTGGTGCGGGTATTTTTTCAGGGTGCGCACTATAAACTCGGCTGCGCTCTCCTGGACCGGCCTGTACTTGTCGAAGCCCTCGCCCCAGGCCAACTGAGCAGGTAACTGGTCGCCCTGGCGCGTCGGGCGTCCCACGGCCACGGGGATATTTTCCTGGCCCGCCTCCCAGAGCATCCGGCAACTCACCCGCGCCCGCTCCGCCGTGGGGCCGTCGCAGGTGGTAATCCCCAGCACCTCGAAACGGTCGCCGCTAAGCTGGACCAGAGCGTGGGCGAAAGCGTCGTCGATATCGCCGGCAATGTCGGTGTCGAAGATGATCTTTTTCTTCTCAGCCCGCGCCGATCCGGCACACAGGGCCAGACAGAGGGTCAGCAGAAGGCCGCCGCGCAGAAAAAACGGGACGAGGCTCTCGCTCATCGGTCAATTCTCCTTCATCCGTGGTCATAGGTGCGCATCCAGAAATTTAACCAGTTCCTCGAACATCTCCAGCGTGAAACCGTGCTCCCCGTGTGGACGCCAGGCCACGAGGTTGTCGGGCGCCCCGGCGTGATGGTAGGCGGGCTGGGCTTTCTCCAGCAGTTCCTCCACCCCCTGGCTGGGCATGCCGATATCCTCCAGCGGCGCAGCGATGAAATAGGGCCGCGGGGCCTGGGCCGCCACGATGTCGCCCTGGTCGAAATGCTGCAGGATGCCCGGCACCCACCAGTAGACCCCGTGGTAGCCCGGGTCGCCCAACTGGATCATCCTGCGCCAGGAGCCCACCCCGCCGCAGAGCGGAGCGGCCGCGGCGAAACGCGGGTCGCAGGCCGTGGCGAAAAAGGTGGTGATCCCGCCGAACGACATCCCGGTGCAGCCCACCCGCGAGGAGTCGACATCCGGACGGGCCTGAAGGTAGCTCAACCCCTGGCGGATCTCGTAGGCGAGCACCCCCTGGGCGGTGAAACCCTCGATC of bacterium contains these proteins:
- a CDS encoding nucleoside hydrolase, yielding MSESLVPFFLRGGLLLTLCLALCAGSARAEKKKIIFDTDIAGDIDDAFAHALVQLSGDRFEVLGITTCDGPTAERARVSCRMLWEAGQENIPVAVGRPTRQGDQLPAQLAWGEGFDKYRPVQESAAEFIVRTLKKYPHQVTIISVGPTTNLGDAIKLDPAAWKLVKEVVAMFGSFYMGYGGSPIPSPEWNVVADVPSAQAFMTSGVPIRLAGLDVTTLVNFDEARRGQIAARGSALTDAIMGLYSLWSSRHAGRDPVLFDPVAVSMALGENFVQTRRAHVRVTDEGYTVVDESQPSNCEIGMSIDKQGFLDWLTGKLLTQNLMR